In Chanodichthys erythropterus isolate Z2021 chromosome 18, ASM2448905v1, whole genome shotgun sequence, the following are encoded in one genomic region:
- the lrrc57 gene encoding leucine-rich repeat-containing protein 57, translated as MGNSALKAHLETSQKTGVFQLTGKSLTEFPEDLQKLAANLRTVDLSNNKIEELPAFIGGFQQLKSLTISSNKLTSLPNDIGKLKKLETLILNGNQLKQLPASVGQLKSLRTLSLSGNHFKEFPTGLSSLRQLDVLDLSKNQIHVVPAEVAELQAIEINLNQNQISTLAPEVSHAPRLKVLRLEENCLELSSIPISILTESQVSLLSVEGNLFEVKKMRDLEGYDKYMERFTATKKKFA; from the exons ATGGGGAACAGTGCACTCAAAGCTCATTTGGAAACATCTCAGAAGACTGGAGTCTTTCAGCTGACCGGAAAGAGTTTAACTGAG TTCCCAGAAGATCTGCAGAAACTCGCCGCAAACCTGCGGACAGTTGATCTGTCCAACAACAAAATCGAGGAGCTTCCAGCATTCATAGGAGGCTTCCAGCAACTCAAGAGTCTTACCATAAGCAGCAATAAACTGA CCAGTCTACCAAATGATATCGGGAAACTCAAGAAGCTGGAGACTCTTATTTTAAATGGGAACCAGCTAAAGCAGCTTCCTGCGTCGGTGGGTCAGCTGAAGTCCTTGCGCACCCTGAGCCTGTCTGGGAATCACTTCAAAGAGTTTCCCACTGGACTCAGCAGCCTTCGCCAGCTTGATGTTCTGGACCTGTCCAAGAATCAGATCCATGTGGTTCCTGCAGAGGTGGCCGAACTGCAGGCCATTGAAATCAACCTCAATCAGAACCAG ATTTCAACCCTGGCTCCAGAGGTGTCTCATGCTCCCAGACTGAAGGTCTTACGGCTAGAGGAGAACTGTCTGGAGCTCTCCTCTATCCCGATCTCCATCCTCACAGAGTCCCAGGTGTCCCTGCTGTCTGTGGAGGGCAACCTGTTTGAAGTGAAAAAAATGCGTGACCTAGAAGGATATGATAAA